In the genome of Neovison vison isolate M4711 chromosome 3, ASM_NN_V1, whole genome shotgun sequence, one region contains:
- the SUMO1 gene encoding small ubiquitin-related modifier 1, whose protein sequence is MSDQEAKPSTEDLGDKKEGEYIKLKVIGQDSSEIHFKVKMTTHLKKLKESYCQRQGVPMNSLRFLFEGQRIADNHTPKELGMEEEDVIEVYQEQTGGHSTI, encoded by the exons GAGGCAAAACCTTCAACTGAGGACTTGGGGgataagaaggaaggagaatacATTAAACTCAAAGTCATTGGACAG GATAGCAGTGAGATTCACTTCAAAGTGAAAATGACAACACATCTCAAGAAACTCAAAGAATCATACTGTCAAAGACAG GGAGTTCCAATGAATTCACTCAGGTTTCTCTTTGAAGGTCAGAGAATTGCTGATAATCACACTCCAAAAGAA CTGGGAATGGAGGAAGAAGATGTGATTGAAGTTTATCAGGAACAAACAGGGGGTCACTCGACGATTtag